A DNA window from Niabella yanshanensis contains the following coding sequences:
- a CDS encoding helix-turn-helix domain-containing protein, whose amino-acid sequence MKPQLHKLPVNPDASFIYKELIMEFFPMQWHFHKEFELVLIDKSTGTRFIGDNVNRFEDGDLCLIGPQVPHFYRNDDVFYHQKHTLSAQSIFIHFTEDFLGRDFLLIPEMKQVKILLEKCCYVLEIQGTTKEIIISKLYAMRDETPPQRLVSLLEMLIILSESKELEQLLTFDFSARSNDNTQKITQAIEFILKNFKQKIYVETIAQQLNMSVPAFSRYFKTHTRKTFTDYVTEVRIAHACKLITENQFSISEIGYKSGFDNLSNFYRHFRKIHGLIPKDYRKRFLSNKVD is encoded by the coding sequence TTGAAACCTCAGCTCCATAAATTACCTGTAAACCCTGATGCCAGCTTCATCTATAAAGAGCTCATTATGGAATTTTTCCCCATGCAGTGGCATTTTCATAAAGAATTCGAGCTGGTGCTAATAGATAAGAGTACCGGAACAAGATTTATAGGTGATAATGTTAACCGCTTTGAGGATGGGGATCTCTGCCTGATAGGCCCGCAGGTTCCTCATTTTTACAGGAATGATGATGTATTCTATCATCAGAAACATACACTTTCGGCGCAGTCTATTTTTATTCACTTTACTGAAGACTTCCTGGGTAGAGATTTTTTGCTGATACCTGAAATGAAGCAGGTAAAAATACTACTGGAAAAGTGCTGCTATGTTTTGGAAATACAGGGAACCACCAAAGAAATTATCATCAGCAAACTCTATGCTATGCGGGATGAGACACCGCCGCAACGCCTGGTCAGCCTGCTGGAAATGCTGATCATTCTTTCTGAAAGCAAAGAACTGGAACAGCTGTTAACTTTTGACTTTTCGGCCAGGAGCAATGACAATACGCAAAAGATCACGCAGGCAATAGAGTTTATCTTAAAAAACTTCAAGCAAAAAATATATGTGGAGACCATTGCCCAACAGCTGAATATGAGTGTACCCGCCTTTTCCAGGTATTTTAAGACCCATACACGAAAAACCTTTACCGACTATGTAACGGAAGTGAGGATTGCGCATGCCTGTAAGCTGATCACAGAAAATCAATTTTCAATTTCTGAAATAGGGTATAAAAGCGGTTTTGATAACCTGTCCAATTTCTATCGGCACTTTCGTAAGATTCATGGACTGATACCCAAAGATTATCGCAAACGTTTTTTAAGCAACAAGGTCGACTAA